A window from Sinanaerobacter sp. ZZT-01 encodes these proteins:
- a CDS encoding glycine betaine/L-proline ABC transporter ATP-binding protein, with protein sequence MSKIEVKGLYKIFGSNPKKILRLVEEGKRKEEILKATGHGVGVNNANFEVEEGEIFVVMGLSGSGKSTLIRCLNSLIKPTSGEILIDDENIVGCSKEKLLNVRRKKISMVFQNFALLPHRNIESNVAFGLEIQGVGIEERKKRAYEAISMVGLEGYEDRMPSELSGGMQQRVGLARALAMGSDVLLMDEAFSALDPLIRKEMQDELLILQNKMHKTIIFITHDLDEALKLGDRIAIMKDGVIVQIGTPEEILTSPADGYVREFVKDVNRVKVVTASTIMKKPSPVAFAKDGARLAVRKMKEASISSIFVLDKEGRVKGLLTIDDALELLKSENQDMESVLNKDIKTVSPDMSIENLLPLVIDSKYPIVVVDEEEKIMGIIMKVSVLAGIYGEEGENV encoded by the coding sequence ATGTCCAAAATAGAAGTAAAAGGTTTATATAAAATCTTTGGATCAAATCCAAAGAAAATATTGCGCTTAGTAGAAGAAGGAAAGCGTAAAGAAGAAATATTAAAAGCAACCGGTCATGGAGTTGGTGTAAATAATGCAAATTTTGAGGTTGAAGAAGGTGAGATATTTGTAGTTATGGGACTGTCCGGCAGTGGTAAATCCACTTTGATTCGATGTTTAAACAGTCTAATTAAACCAACCTCAGGAGAAATATTAATTGATGATGAAAATATTGTGGGATGCAGCAAAGAAAAACTCTTAAATGTGAGACGAAAAAAGATTTCAATGGTTTTTCAGAATTTTGCATTGTTGCCTCATCGTAATATTGAAAGCAATGTTGCCTTTGGGCTAGAAATCCAAGGTGTTGGTATAGAAGAAAGAAAAAAGAGAGCATATGAAGCTATAAGCATGGTAGGTTTAGAGGGGTATGAAGATCGTATGCCGTCTGAACTGAGCGGAGGTATGCAGCAAAGAGTCGGCTTGGCAAGAGCGTTAGCTATGGGGTCTGATGTTTTGCTTATGGATGAGGCGTTTAGTGCACTTGATCCTTTAATAAGGAAAGAAATGCAGGATGAGCTCCTTATTTTGCAGAACAAAATGCATAAAACAATTATCTTTATTACGCATGATTTAGATGAAGCGTTAAAACTCGGAGACAGAATTGCAATCATGAAAGATGGTGTGATCGTTCAGATTGGTACACCCGAGGAAATTCTGACAAGCCCTGCGGACGGATATGTAAGAGAATTTGTTAAAGATGTTAATCGTGTAAAGGTCGTGACGGCTTCCACCATTATGAAGAAGCCTAGTCCTGTTGCTTTCGCAAAAGACGGGGCACGTTTAGCCGTGAGAAAAATGAAGGAAGCATCGATATCAAGTATCTTTGTGTTAGATAAAGAAGGACGTGTAAAAGGTCTGCTTACGATTGATGACGCCCTGGAATTATTAAAATCTGAAAATCAAGATATGGAAAGCGTTTTAAATAAAGACATTAAAACCGTTTCTCCTGATATGTCCATAGAGAACTTATTGCCTTTGGTTATTGATTCGAAATACCCTATTGTAGTGGTAGATGAAGAAGAAAAAATCATGGGAATTATAATGAAAGTATCTGTTTTGGCAGGCATTTACGGAGAGGAGGGGGAAAATGTATAG
- a CDS encoding phenylacetate--CoA ligase — MMYWNEPIETMSRDHMHALQSERLKDTVSRVYQNVKFYRKKMQELGIEPGDIKSIDDIIRLPFTTKKDLRDNYPFGLCAVPKSEFVRIHASSGTTGKPTSVPHTRKDLDTFAECVARAICCTGGTREDVVQVAYGYGLFTGGLGLHDGATRLGAAVVPISGGNTRNQLTLMQDFGTTILACTPSYALFLGEALAEAGVDPKSLDLRIGIFGAEPWSKEMRKKIEKDLNLTAYDIYGLSEIMGPGVSISCEKQNGLHIAEDHFYPEILNPDTLEPLSDGTTGELVFTHLTKEAMPLLRYRTKDLSSITHEPCDCGRTSARMSKVCGRSDDMLIIRGVNVFPSQIESVLLEVPEAKPHYLIIVDRQGTMDTIELQVEIDDKYFTDEIAELEKIRKKIKQKIDSVLRISVIVKLVEHKTIQRSEGKAKRVIDKRHI; from the coding sequence ATTATGTATTGGAATGAACCGATCGAAACCATGAGCAGAGACCATATGCATGCACTCCAAAGTGAGAGATTGAAAGATACGGTTTCCCGTGTGTATCAAAATGTAAAATTTTATAGAAAAAAAATGCAAGAACTCGGTATTGAACCGGGTGATATCAAAAGTATTGATGATATTATACGTCTCCCATTCACTACAAAAAAAGATTTGCGAGACAATTATCCATTTGGGCTATGTGCCGTACCAAAAAGTGAATTTGTCCGCATCCACGCTTCATCAGGAACCACAGGAAAGCCAACCTCCGTTCCCCATACCAGAAAAGACCTTGATACCTTTGCAGAATGCGTAGCAAGAGCCATTTGCTGTACCGGAGGAACTAGGGAAGATGTGGTTCAAGTCGCTTACGGTTACGGTTTGTTTACCGGAGGTCTCGGGCTCCATGACGGAGCCACTCGGCTTGGAGCGGCTGTCGTTCCGATTTCAGGAGGGAATACGAGAAACCAGCTTACCTTAATGCAGGATTTTGGCACTACTATTTTAGCCTGCACACCTTCTTATGCTCTGTTTTTAGGCGAAGCATTGGCCGAAGCCGGAGTCGACCCAAAATCACTAGATCTACGTATCGGGATCTTCGGTGCAGAACCGTGGAGTAAGGAAATGCGTAAAAAAATTGAAAAAGATCTAAACCTTACCGCATACGATATTTATGGTCTTTCTGAAATCATGGGTCCTGGAGTGTCGATCAGCTGCGAAAAGCAAAATGGACTACACATTGCCGAAGACCATTTCTACCCTGAAATCTTAAATCCGGATACACTTGAGCCTCTTTCAGACGGTACAACCGGCGAACTTGTTTTTACGCACCTTACAAAAGAAGCAATGCCTCTTTTAAGATATCGGACAAAAGATTTAAGCAGTATTACACATGAACCATGCGACTGCGGAAGAACCAGTGCTCGAATGTCCAAAGTCTGCGGTCGTTCTGATGATATGCTCATCATCCGTGGCGTCAATGTATTTCCGTCTCAGATCGAAAGTGTTCTGCTTGAAGTTCCCGAAGCAAAGCCACATTATTTGATTATTGTCGACCGCCAAGGAACAATGGACACCATTGAATTACAAGTTGAAATAGATGATAAATATTTTACGGACGAAATTGCCGAATTGGAAAAAATTCGTAAGAAAATCAAACAAAAAATTGACAGTGTACTACGTATTAGTGTTATAGTAAAACTAGTAGAGCACAAAACAATCCAACGCAGCGAAGGTAAAGCAAAACGAGTTATTGACAAACGCCATATATAA
- a CDS encoding TRAP transporter large permease, which produces MLWVLTIILICCLLFGFPMYLSMILGSLVSIIVFLPSLPLSTMIQQLMAGVQTFALLAIPLFIFAADIMSSGHTATRLVDLMKAFIGHIYGGLGATMVGTCTLFGAISGSTQATVVAIGKTMRGNMLKVGYRDEDINGLIVTSSNIAMFIPPSVAMIMYCVVTGTSVGEMFIAGIGPGILLAILFSVYIYFHSKKLDLPRTPRMSWGQKGCALRKAILPMGFPVIVVGSIYSGICSPTEAAAISVLYAFILEVVIYRTIKLADIGKIALSTGAVTAALFILLSSGQIFSLVLTYANVPQMLSSGVLGENPSSIMVLASVTLFFFIACMFVDPLVAIVVLTPMFYGPAMAAGIDPIWLGIIITLQNTLGAVSPPFGCNIFTACAAFDVPYMRVVKGLPPYLIILVLLSVILIFCPQVITFYRVFI; this is translated from the coding sequence ATGCTTTGGGTTTTAACGATTATTTTAATTTGCTGCCTGCTGTTTGGTTTTCCAATGTATCTGTCAATGATATTGGGTTCACTTGTGTCAATCATAGTATTTCTGCCCTCCTTGCCTTTGAGTACTATGATTCAACAGCTTATGGCAGGGGTTCAGACCTTTGCCCTGCTTGCAATCCCACTGTTTATCTTTGCGGCGGACATCATGAGCTCTGGGCATACGGCAACAAGGCTTGTTGATCTTATGAAAGCTTTCATTGGGCATATTTACGGTGGACTAGGTGCAACTATGGTTGGAACTTGTACCTTATTTGGTGCAATATCAGGTTCTACACAGGCTACTGTTGTGGCAATAGGAAAAACTATGAGAGGAAACATGCTGAAAGTGGGATACCGCGATGAAGACATAAATGGACTTATTGTAACATCATCTAATATAGCGATGTTTATTCCACCGAGTGTAGCCATGATTATGTATTGTGTAGTAACCGGAACTTCGGTTGGAGAGATGTTCATTGCGGGAATCGGACCGGGAATCTTACTGGCAATTCTTTTTTCCGTATATATCTATTTCCACTCAAAGAAGCTGGACTTGCCGAGAACTCCAAGAATGAGCTGGGGACAAAAGGGATGTGCATTAAGAAAAGCAATTCTGCCTATGGGTTTTCCGGTTATTGTAGTAGGAAGTATTTATTCTGGCATTTGCAGCCCTACAGAAGCTGCTGCTATTTCAGTACTATATGCATTTATATTGGAAGTAGTGATATATCGGACTATAAAATTAGCGGATATTGGTAAAATTGCATTATCTACAGGAGCAGTGACTGCGGCGTTGTTCATCCTGTTATCAAGCGGCCAAATTTTTTCTTTGGTTCTGACATATGCAAATGTACCTCAGATGCTGAGCTCCGGAGTGCTTGGAGAAAATCCTTCATCTATCATGGTTCTTGCAAGCGTAACGTTATTTTTTTTCATAGCATGTATGTTTGTGGACCCTCTTGTAGCAATTGTAGTTTTAACACCAATGTTCTACGGACCGGCTATGGCTGCGGGAATCGATCCGATCTGGCTTGGAATCATCATTACGCTTCAAAATACGCTGGGAGCGGTTTCACCGCCGTTTGGCTGTAATATATTTACCGCATGTGCAGCCTTTGATGTACCATACATGAGGGTTGTAAAAGGACTTCCGCCTTATTTGATTATATTAGTGCTGTTATCAGTTATATTGATATTCTGTCCTCAGGTAATTACTTTTTACAGAGTATTTATATAA
- a CDS encoding YjdF family protein → MANITAKLTVFFDDPFWVGVYERNENHRMEACKILFGTEPKDYEIYAYLSSHFFEFKFSPSIRTKLKDEKSLNPKRLQREISRNLHKTGLGTKAQQALKLQHEVAKQERKQKRKKKSEEEKQHQFVLKQQKKKQKHKGK, encoded by the coding sequence ATGGCAAATATAACAGCGAAACTTACGGTATTTTTTGATGATCCTTTTTGGGTTGGTGTATATGAACGAAATGAAAATCACAGGATGGAAGCTTGTAAAATTTTGTTTGGAACGGAGCCAAAAGATTACGAAATTTATGCGTATTTATCCAGTCATTTTTTTGAGTTTAAATTCAGTCCTTCGATTCGAACAAAGTTAAAGGATGAAAAATCGTTGAACCCAAAGCGCTTGCAACGTGAAATCAGCCGAAACTTACACAAAACTGGATTGGGAACGAAAGCACAGCAGGCTTTAAAGCTTCAGCACGAAGTAGCAAAACAAGAAAGGAAGCAAAAAAGGAAGAAGAAATCGGAAGAAGAAAAACAGCACCAATTTGTATTAAAGCAACAAAAGAAAAAGCAGAAACATAAAGGGAAATAA
- a CDS encoding agmatinase family protein, protein MNKLKYGILGLNYDTEAGRGWPGARYAPDSIRRAMAGIMNRMEDGHLFDVCNNYLVDFNKIEVKDFGNVDKIARYDHERSLKEMAKEIGNIMTDGYTPILLGGDHSVTNAGFIAIHDKKPGKIGIIDLDAHLDLKFDSVAQGRFSGSSEIRRAIEMERIDAKNVVEIGPRGFNYPEHYHYIKESGMKIFTPREVFEQGAKEIARKALEIACDGTDYVYLTVDIDALDLAYALGSGGQEPAGLNHFQMSDLIREFAPHVDVIDFVEVNPMTDHRELTSHVAANLILDYISGAYYATFEEEKQ, encoded by the coding sequence ATGAATAAATTAAAATATGGAATTTTAGGATTAAACTATGATACAGAAGCCGGAAGAGGCTGGCCGGGGGCTAGATATGCACCTGACAGTATTAGAAGAGCTATGGCTGGTATTATGAATCGGATGGAAGACGGGCATTTATTTGATGTTTGCAACAATTATTTGGTAGATTTTAATAAAATAGAAGTAAAAGATTTCGGAAATGTTGATAAGATCGCGAGATACGACCATGAAAGATCGCTGAAAGAGATGGCGAAAGAAATTGGAAACATTATGACAGATGGCTATACACCGATTTTACTTGGGGGGGATCATTCTGTTACAAATGCGGGATTTATAGCAATTCATGATAAGAAGCCAGGGAAAATCGGCATTATAGACCTGGATGCACATCTGGATTTAAAATTCGATTCTGTGGCGCAGGGGAGATTTTCAGGAAGCAGTGAAATTAGAAGAGCCATTGAAATGGAGAGGATAGATGCAAAAAATGTAGTAGAAATCGGTCCGCGAGGGTTTAATTATCCAGAGCATTACCATTATATTAAAGAGAGTGGAATGAAAATTTTTACCCCAAGAGAAGTATTTGAACAGGGAGCGAAGGAAATTGCACGTAAAGCGCTTGAAATTGCTTGTGACGGCACAGACTATGTCTATTTGACAGTCGATATTGACGCACTTGATCTGGCATATGCACTAGGCTCTGGTGGTCAAGAGCCTGCGGGATTAAATCATTTTCAAATGTCAGATCTGATTCGGGAATTTGCTCCCCATGTTGATGTCATTGATTTTGTAGAGGTTAATCCGATGACAGACCACCGCGAATTGACAAGTCATGTTGCGGCAAACTTGATATTAGATTATATATCAGGTGCATACTATGCAACATTCGAGGAAGAAAAACAATGA
- a CDS encoding DctP family TRAP transporter solute-binding subunit, with the protein MKKRVFSLFVCTVMVVSMALGMSACGDKGNESEGAKEVWKLAHTESKDTMYDMWANRFAELIQEKSEGRITVEVYPVGQLGDSAAQLEMIQTGGLDIGIFAAGDVGSTFPATQAMALNFLFSEKDEVNEAVLTQGEATKKLNEMFEQKGIHIYDWLSLGNMQWTSNKPLHALDDFKGFKMRIMNTPLISENYKALGANPTPMAFMETYSGLQLKTVQGTEQPINAIEEMKFYEVQDYITFSNHAQMASFVAFNGEFYNGLSDEDKELIDSIKGDMESYASESLKKVQEEKFEVIKEKKPEIKIEYLTDEERANFVEASLTVRDKIVDLAGEEGKEVMDLVIADVEKFEKELGE; encoded by the coding sequence ATGAAAAAAAGGGTTTTTAGTTTATTTGTCTGTACAGTAATGGTAGTAAGCATGGCATTAGGCATGTCTGCATGCGGTGACAAAGGGAATGAAAGTGAGGGAGCGAAAGAAGTATGGAAGCTGGCTCATACAGAGTCAAAGGACACGATGTATGACATGTGGGCAAATAGATTTGCCGAATTGATTCAGGAAAAATCGGAGGGAAGAATTACTGTTGAAGTCTATCCGGTAGGACAGCTTGGGGATTCTGCTGCCCAGTTAGAGATGATTCAGACCGGAGGTCTTGATATTGGAATCTTTGCCGCTGGAGATGTTGGGAGTACTTTCCCTGCAACGCAGGCAATGGCATTAAATTTTCTTTTCAGTGAGAAGGATGAAGTAAATGAAGCAGTACTTACACAGGGCGAAGCGACGAAGAAGCTGAATGAAATGTTTGAGCAAAAAGGCATTCATATTTATGATTGGCTGAGTCTTGGAAATATGCAGTGGACAAGCAACAAGCCATTACATGCATTGGATGACTTTAAGGGCTTTAAAATGAGAATTATGAATACGCCGCTTATCAGTGAAAATTATAAAGCATTAGGTGCAAATCCTACACCTATGGCATTTATGGAGACGTATAGTGGACTTCAGTTAAAAACCGTACAGGGAACTGAGCAGCCAATCAATGCAATTGAAGAAATGAAATTTTATGAAGTACAAGATTATATCACTTTCTCAAATCATGCACAGATGGCAAGCTTTGTTGCATTTAACGGTGAATTCTACAATGGATTGAGTGATGAAGACAAAGAACTGATAGACAGCATTAAAGGTGATATGGAAAGCTATGCTTCTGAAAGCCTAAAAAAGGTTCAGGAAGAAAAGTTTGAAGTCATCAAAGAGAAGAAACCGGAAATCAAAATTGAATATTTGACAGACGAAGAAAGGGCAAACTTTGTTGAGGCAAGCTTAACGGTACGGGACAAAATCGTAGACCTTGCTGGTGAAGAAGGAAAAGAGGTTATGGATCTTGTAATAGCCGACGTAGAAAAATTTGAAAAAGAATTAGGAGAATAA
- a CDS encoding PHP domain-containing protein, with translation MIDLHLHTYYSDGSLSPFTLVKMAKERGASVIAVTDHDGIDGLEEAIQAGKELGVNVIPGIEFSAQLSDFLDSFPCFMHLLGYGFDIRNKELGKEVKEILEKRRERNEKLLSALRKRGYFLEKEDFQVYPQQTYIGKPNFARALLKQGYIRELKDAFQPGEFLEAPEIKAIHRIKIDVKKAISLIEKAGGISVLAHPMKISYKGKNQPDQAGFFERLESLLLCLKKSGLRGMECYYSRHLPYETERLLALADQFGLVVSAGSDFHGPEFDENLKIGTFMVDVNKERLDWTKTL, from the coding sequence ATGATTGATCTGCATCTACATACGTATTATTCGGATGGGAGTTTGTCCCCTTTTACATTGGTGAAAATGGCAAAAGAGCGTGGGGCATCTGTCATTGCGGTTACGGACCATGACGGGATAGATGGGCTTGAGGAAGCGATACAGGCGGGAAAGGAGCTTGGCGTAAATGTTATTCCAGGTATTGAATTTTCAGCACAGCTTTCAGATTTTTTGGATTCTTTCCCTTGCTTTATGCACTTATTGGGTTATGGATTTGATATAAGAAATAAGGAGCTGGGTAAGGAAGTAAAAGAAATTTTAGAAAAAAGGCGAGAACGAAATGAAAAGCTGCTGTCTGCTTTGAGAAAAAGAGGTTATTTCTTAGAAAAGGAAGATTTTCAGGTTTATCCGCAACAGACTTATATCGGAAAACCGAATTTTGCCAGAGCATTATTAAAACAGGGTTATATTAGGGAGTTAAAAGATGCATTTCAACCAGGAGAGTTTTTGGAGGCTCCAGAGATCAAAGCGATTCATCGAATAAAGATTGATGTAAAAAAAGCAATATCCTTAATTGAAAAAGCAGGTGGGATATCTGTTCTTGCACATCCGATGAAAATTTCGTATAAAGGAAAAAATCAGCCGGATCAAGCTGGTTTTTTTGAAAGGCTGGAGTCTTTGCTTCTGTGCTTAAAAAAATCGGGTTTGCGAGGCATGGAATGCTATTACAGCCGCCATCTGCCGTATGAAACAGAACGCTTGCTTGCACTTGCAGATCAATTTGGTCTTGTAGTAAGTGCAGGTTCGGATTTTCATGGACCGGAATTTGATGAAAATCTGAAAATCGGAACATTTATGGTGGATGTAAATAAAGAACGACTTGATTGGACTAAGACGCTATAA
- a CDS encoding HD-GYP domain-containing protein, which produces MSRKKRIDSLLLYHDLIFGIVTALEARDEYTASHSNRVSDTTEQICTLLNLTEDEAETIHIAAHVHDIGKIGIEDRILRKQGDLNDKEWELIKQHPVIGYEILKKVERFEEIAIIVRHHHERWDGNGYPDGLKGEEIPFGSRIIAIADSIDAMMHERQYRKGMSAEACKSEVEKNIGSMYDPNIANFILEKWDIILKVDV; this is translated from the coding sequence TTGTCAAGAAAAAAAAGGATTGATTCCTTATTGTTATACCACGATCTAATTTTCGGAATTGTAACAGCATTGGAAGCAAGAGATGAATATACAGCAAGCCATTCAAACCGAGTTAGTGATACGACAGAACAGATATGTACGCTTTTAAATTTGACGGAAGATGAAGCAGAAACCATTCATATTGCGGCACACGTTCATGATATAGGAAAAATTGGAATTGAAGATCGAATTTTAAGAAAACAGGGCGATTTAAACGACAAGGAGTGGGAGTTGATCAAGCAACATCCTGTAATTGGCTATGAAATACTGAAAAAAGTAGAAAGATTTGAAGAGATTGCTATCATTGTGCGGCACCATCATGAAAGATGGGATGGAAACGGGTATCCGGACGGATTAAAAGGAGAAGAGATTCCATTTGGGTCTAGAATTATCGCAATTGCAGATTCAATTGATGCCATGATGCATGAGCGCCAATATAGAAAAGGAATGTCTGCTGAGGCTTGCAAATCAGAAGTGGAAAAAAACATAGGATCGATGTATGATCCGAATATCGCAAATTTTATTCTCGAAAAGTGGGACATAATTTTGAAGGTGGACGTATAA
- a CDS encoding ABC-F family ATP-binding cassette domain-containing protein gives MSVLIVENVTHGFGGRQILEDASFRLLKGEHVGLIGANGEGKSTFLNIITGQLAPDEGKIEWSKRVTVGYLDQHSSLKKGMTIRDILREAFQNSFDLEAEMLSLYEKMSEAESEELESMMEDAGEIQQILEHSGFYTLDSKIEEVANGLGLGSIGLDKDVSDLSGGQRTKVLLTKLLLQDPTILILDEPTNYLDFEHIEWLKRYLQEYENAFILVSHDMTFLNDVVNVIYHVNDGVLTRYTGNYEKFMQMYEVKKLQEAKAYEKQLAERERMEDFIARNKARVATRGMANSRQKMLDKMEILEKPKEKPKPSFGFKEARTPGRFIVEAKDLILGYNEPLTRPVSFALERGQKVAIVGTNGLGKTTLLKTILGKIKPLSGMSELGDFLVPAYFEQEAERENSQTALESIWTEYPTYTNGEVRAALAKCGLTAEHITSQMKVLSGGENAKVRLCKLMQKETNWLVLDEPTNHLDREAKEELKRAISDFKGTVLLVCHEPEFYESWVTDIWNVEDWTTKIV, from the coding sequence ATGAGCGTATTAATCGTAGAAAACGTCACCCACGGATTTGGAGGAAGACAAATTTTGGAAGATGCCTCCTTCCGTTTGTTAAAAGGAGAACACGTCGGACTGATTGGAGCCAATGGAGAAGGAAAATCAACTTTTCTAAATATTATTACCGGTCAATTAGCTCCGGATGAAGGAAAAATAGAGTGGTCAAAGCGAGTTACCGTAGGATACCTAGACCAGCATTCCAGCCTAAAAAAAGGAATGACCATACGAGATATTTTAAGAGAAGCTTTTCAAAATTCATTCGATTTAGAAGCTGAAATGCTCTCTCTTTATGAAAAAATGAGTGAAGCCGAAAGTGAAGAGTTAGAATCAATGATGGAAGATGCCGGAGAAATTCAGCAAATTTTAGAACATAGCGGTTTTTACACTTTGGACTCTAAAATAGAAGAAGTTGCCAATGGCTTAGGACTCGGAAGTATTGGACTGGACAAGGATGTCAGTGATCTTTCCGGCGGTCAGCGAACCAAAGTACTTTTAACAAAACTTCTCCTTCAGGATCCAACGATTTTAATTTTAGATGAGCCAACCAACTATTTAGATTTCGAACATATAGAATGGTTAAAGCGTTACTTACAGGAATATGAAAACGCTTTTATTCTTGTATCGCATGATATGACTTTTTTAAATGATGTAGTTAATGTCATTTATCATGTAAACGACGGCGTACTGACTCGCTATACCGGAAACTACGAAAAATTCATGCAGATGTATGAAGTAAAGAAATTGCAAGAAGCAAAAGCATATGAAAAGCAGCTGGCTGAGCGAGAACGGATGGAAGACTTCATTGCACGGAATAAAGCTCGTGTTGCAACGAGAGGAATGGCAAACAGTCGTCAAAAAATGTTAGACAAAATGGAAATACTAGAAAAACCGAAAGAAAAACCGAAACCATCTTTTGGCTTTAAAGAAGCACGAACGCCGGGACGTTTTATCGTAGAAGCCAAGGATTTAATTCTCGGCTACAACGAGCCTCTTACAAGGCCGGTTTCCTTTGCTTTGGAACGTGGTCAGAAAGTGGCCATTGTAGGAACAAACGGTTTAGGCAAGACCACCTTATTAAAAACTATTCTTGGGAAAATAAAACCGCTTTCCGGAATGTCTGAGCTTGGAGATTTCCTCGTTCCTGCTTACTTTGAACAAGAGGCGGAGCGTGAGAACTCTCAGACTGCTTTGGAAAGCATCTGGACGGAATACCCTACCTATACCAATGGTGAAGTCAGGGCTGCTCTGGCAAAATGCGGACTCACTGCAGAGCATATCACAAGCCAGATGAAGGTCTTAAGCGGTGGCGAAAATGCAAAGGTCCGCCTTTGTAAACTTATGCAAAAGGAAACTAATTGGCTTGTTCTAGACGAGCCAACCAATCACCTTGATAGGGAAGCAAAAGAAGAACTGAAGCGTGCCATTTCCGATTTTAAAGGCACCGTCCTACTGGTATGCCATGAACCCGAATTTTATGAAAGCTGGGTAACAGATATCTGGAACGTGGAAGATTGGACTACAAAAATTGTTTAA
- a CDS encoding TRAP transporter small permease, with product MRYLLKLNKIIVRIEQIILAGSIIAMAVILVLNVLGRFFLGTGINASEELGQTLLVFVTFIGLSYCATTGKHINMLAIFDIMPGKMKKCTALAISGITSATMLTLAVISFQYAYLIKTFGKVTVSLQVPVYLIILVVSFGFLFAGIQYLLVFIQNILKKEIYIGLEGSYLSEERREQ from the coding sequence ATGAGATATTTATTAAAGCTAAATAAAATTATAGTGAGGATAGAGCAGATCATATTGGCGGGAAGCATTATAGCTATGGCTGTGATTTTGGTTCTCAATGTTCTTGGAAGATTTTTTTTAGGGACTGGAATCAATGCTTCTGAAGAACTCGGACAAACACTGCTGGTATTTGTAACTTTTATTGGTTTGAGTTATTGCGCGACAACGGGAAAACACATCAACATGTTGGCAATTTTTGATATCATGCCGGGAAAAATGAAAAAATGTACCGCACTTGCAATTTCAGGAATTACCTCAGCTACAATGCTCACACTGGCTGTTATCTCTTTTCAGTATGCTTATTTAATTAAGACATTTGGTAAAGTAACGGTTTCTTTGCAGGTTCCGGTCTATCTGATTATTTTGGTGGTATCCTTCGGATTTTTGTTTGCAGGGATTCAATATCTATTAGTATTTATTCAGAACATCCTTAAAAAAGAAATTTATATCGGATTAGAAGGAAGCTATCTTTCAGAGGAAAGGAGGGAACAGTAA
- a CDS encoding YdbC family protein, translating to MSTKEKEREVTFEINEHFGVISVSANGWQRELNMVSWNGGMPKYDLRDWDKNHKSMSRGITLTKEELKTLETLILELKL from the coding sequence ATGAGTACGAAGGAGAAGGAACGTGAAGTAACATTTGAGATTAATGAACATTTTGGAGTGATTTCTGTTTCTGCGAATGGATGGCAGAGAGAATTAAACATGGTTTCTTGGAATGGAGGAATGCCGAAATATGACCTGAGGGACTGGGATAAGAATCACAAATCAATGAGTCGTGGAATTACATTGACAAAAGAAGAATTGAAAACTTTGGAAACGCTGATTCTAGAATTAAAGCTATAG